In one Candidatus Nomurabacteria bacterium genomic region, the following are encoded:
- the rpsF gene encoding 30S ribosomal protein S6: MSQRYELLYIIPTTMTEEEAGAVETRMSALITKYGGTVEVTKRLGKLHMAYPIKDQHHGYYVLTYFTADRDSLATIDTNLRIQTEILRYMTVSAPAGSDAKYDLVPFQEVIVETKEEKRAAKRKADAEAKESADSSDDTEKENDDASDKPAKKADKEEV, encoded by the coding sequence ATGTCACAACGCTACGAGCTGTTGTACATCATCCCTACCACCATGACCGAAGAAGAGGCTGGTGCTGTAGAAACTCGTATGTCCGCACTTATTACTAAGTACGGCGGTACGGTAGAAGTCACAAAACGTTTAGGCAAGCTTCACATGGCTTACCCAATCAAGGATCAGCATCATGGTTATTACGTATTAACGTACTTCACCGCTGACCGTGATTCTTTGGCAACGATTGATACAAATCTTCGTATCCAAACCGAAATCCTTCGTTATATGACGGTGAGCGCACCTGCAGGTAGCGACGCGAAGTATGACCTCGTGCCTTTCCAAGAAGTTATTGTAGAAACCAAAGAAGAAAAGCGTGCAGCAAAGCGCAAAGCGGATGCTGAAGCAAAAGAATCAGCCGATTCTTCTGACGATACAGAAAAAGAAAACGACGACGCTTCTGACAAGCCTGCAAAAAAAGCAGATAAAGAAGAAGTCTAG
- a CDS encoding single-stranded DNA-binding protein produces MDLNRATIIGNVTRDPELRTTATGQNVCSFGVATNQNWTDSSGQKQTKAEYHNIVVWGKLAELAGQYLSKGRKVYVEGRLQTREWEAQDGAKRNRTEIVADNFILLDRREGGPATPTGYRTSSPSPASPTASGSSDTMDAGLGEEEIRLEDIPF; encoded by the coding sequence ATGGACTTGAACCGCGCTACGATTATCGGCAACGTAACCCGAGACCCTGAGCTCCGCACAACGGCAACTGGCCAAAATGTGTGCTCCTTCGGTGTTGCCACGAATCAAAACTGGACCGATTCATCGGGCCAAAAACAAACAAAGGCTGAATATCACAACATTGTGGTATGGGGTAAGCTCGCTGAGCTTGCTGGCCAGTACCTCTCAAAAGGCCGCAAGGTCTATGTCGAAGGTCGTTTGCAAACGCGCGAATGGGAGGCTCAAGATGGTGCTAAACGTAATCGTACAGAAATCGTTGCTGATAACTTTATTCTTCTTGATCGCCGAGAAGGCGGACCTGCTACACCAACAGGTTATCGCACTTCTTCGCCATCTCCTGCATCGCCTACAGCTTCTGGCTCATCCGACACGATGGATGCTGGGCTCGGCGAAGAAGAGATTCGTCTCGAAGATATTCCTTTTTAA
- a CDS encoding 30S ribosomal protein S18 has protein sequence MKKSTHEKTCFFCKMNIDEINYKDTNNLRRYLSSFGKIVPRKRSGVCAWHQRKLTNAIKRARFMALLPYLVR, from the coding sequence ATGAAAAAATCCACACACGAGAAGACTTGTTTCTTCTGCAAAATGAACATCGACGAAATTAACTACAAAGATACAAATAACCTTCGTCGTTATCTTTCATCCTTTGGCAAAATTGTTCCACGTAAGCGCTCCGGCGTTTGTGCTTGGCACCAACGTAAGTTAACGAATGCGATTAAGCGCGCTCGTTTCATGGCTCTCTTGCCTTACTTGGTTCGCTAA
- the genX gene encoding EF-P lysine aminoacylase GenX, with protein sequence MKKDLITLRSQTVKKIRQFFDEREYLEVHTPRLLSLPGQEPYLDPLWTIAHRPDGWTGEMALITSPEYTLKKMLGSGFDKIYDLGPCFRDHEPWDGSHDIEFLMLEWYRKHSSLSDLINETEELVRFVIQDEFTIKPFRRLTVEEAFRLYAKLELNELIGDDKAMKAKAKELGQTVGTTDTWDDLFHKIFLSLIEHRLGWNEDKTVYQPTFLYRYPASQAALAKRDPNDERYALRVELYIGDLELCNGFEELSDPIEQRTRFEEEIALRKTLGKKTWAIDESLLAALPQIGECAGNALGVDRLAMLQAKTPNIGDLMPLPIKKRLH encoded by the coding sequence ATGAAGAAAGATCTTATTACGTTACGTTCACAAACGGTCAAAAAGATTCGCCAGTTTTTTGATGAACGTGAATATCTTGAAGTGCATACACCTCGGCTATTAAGCCTACCAGGTCAAGAACCATATCTCGATCCGTTATGGACAATAGCGCATCGTCCAGATGGTTGGACGGGGGAGATGGCGCTTATTACTTCACCTGAATATACATTGAAAAAAATGCTAGGTTCTGGTTTTGATAAAATCTATGATCTAGGTCCCTGCTTTCGTGATCATGAACCATGGGATGGTTCACATGATATAGAATTTCTCATGCTCGAATGGTATCGGAAACATTCCTCATTATCAGACCTCATAAATGAAACTGAGGAGCTTGTTCGTTTTGTTATTCAAGATGAATTTACAATAAAACCATTTAGACGATTGACGGTCGAAGAGGCATTTCGCCTCTATGCAAAGCTCGAGTTAAATGAGCTCATTGGTGACGATAAAGCGATGAAGGCAAAAGCAAAAGAGCTTGGACAAACGGTTGGCACAACAGATACTTGGGACGATCTTTTTCATAAGATTTTTCTTTCTTTAATCGAGCATCGTTTAGGTTGGAACGAAGACAAGACCGTGTATCAGCCGACATTTCTTTATCGTTATCCAGCAAGCCAAGCAGCGCTCGCTAAACGTGATCCAAATGACGAGCGATATGCTTTGCGAGTCGAGCTCTATATCGGTGACCTCGAGCTTTGTAACGGTTTTGAGGAGCTTAGCGATCCGATAGAGCAGAGAACACGTTTTGAAGAAGAGATCGCCTTACGAAAAACGTTAGGCAAAAAAACATGGGCTATCGATGAGAGTTTATTAGCCGCATTGCCTCAGATTGGGGAGTGCGCTGGCAATGCTCTCGGAGTAGACCGATTAGCAATGTTACAGGCTAAAACACCCAATATAGGTGATCTAATGCCATTACCCATCAAAAAACGCTTACATTGA
- the efp gene encoding elongation factor P, with translation MGSPNDIKKGVVIRDPQGIWLVVEFQHVNPGKGAAFVRTRIKNLQSGKMLETTYKTSETIELVAVERRDMNFLYSDASGYTFMDNETFEQVTMPADEMGDDAKYLSEGLKVNITMFEGRPLAVEVPRKMTFKVTESMDAVAGNTASGGNLTKEVTLEGGIKIRVPLFIKQGESVIVNTETGEYVERAK, from the coding sequence ATGGGATCTCCAAATGACATCAAAAAAGGCGTGGTAATCCGTGACCCTCAAGGGATTTGGCTCGTTGTTGAGTTTCAACACGTCAACCCAGGTAAGGGCGCCGCTTTTGTACGCACGCGCATCAAAAACCTTCAATCCGGCAAAATGCTTGAAACGACCTATAAAACATCAGAAACGATCGAATTGGTCGCGGTTGAGCGTCGTGATATGAACTTTCTCTATAGCGATGCTTCGGGGTATACGTTCATGGATAATGAAACCTTTGAGCAAGTCACTATGCCAGCGGATGAAATGGGTGATGATGCAAAATATCTTAGTGAAGGACTTAAGGTGAATATCACTATGTTCGAAGGACGTCCGCTTGCTGTCGAAGTACCACGCAAGATGACCTTTAAAGTAACGGAGTCAATGGACGCTGTGGCGGGTAATACGGCTTCTGGTGGTAATCTCACAAAAGAAGTCACGCTTGAAGGAGGTATCAAGATTCGCGTACCACTCTTTATCAAGC